One stretch of Pseudomonas fluorescens Q2-87 DNA includes these proteins:
- a CDS encoding phage tail tape measure protein encodes MANDLKLQVLLNAIDKASGPLKAINNGSFGAARALKEARDRLKELNAQQKDVSAWRTQRAAAEQTEQALVAARDKVRALSQQFAATGAPTKAMTRDFRAAVREAQKLKEQHQQQGEQLQALRSKLQGAGISTKNLSSHERQLREQISATNASISEQGKRLVALNAQQKRLAIERAKLEKTQNLAGNMAMNGAAGLGVGYAASRPVAKAIGAFAPNEDSATQLKVSMMDGTGKVSEDFQKITDLATKLGDRLPGTTADFQEMMTMLRRQGLSAQSILGGTGEAAAYLGVQLQMPVTAAAEFAAKMQDATRTSEKDMMALMDIIQRGFYSGVDPTNMLQGFSKIAPVMDTIKKSGIDAAAELAPLLIMMDQAGMEGGAAGNAYRKIFQAGLDKDGIKDVNKIMELEGKNIRFKFTDDKGNFAGLENLFAQVEKLKSLNDEDRTSTIKLLFGDDSETMTTLNTMMNKGIAGYREVQQKLQNQADLRKRVNEQLATLTNVMEAAEGSFTNALAEFGAAVAPELKQIISTLGEVANSIGAWARENPRLAGGLVKVVAAVAGLAFVFGGLALTMASLLGPFAMVRYGMGMFGIRLGIVKAQLIGTRTAAAGAGANIGRLGKVWRSLVATRSAGGLLSALPAFVSSARLAASSLLPMLGGAISAVGAAIMATPIGWLLAAIAALVTAGVLVYKYWNPIKGFFLGFWQGLVGALQPVLDSFAGLGQSLLNLGQVVMTLPGVGAAMELLGSIARPLFSLISDGVSSLITWFGQLLAPVEDVGGAAQSMGERFGAVIGNMLSLLLGLPAQFAELGTQMIQGLANGITNSLTVAKEAITGAGDAVIGWFKEKLDIHSPSRVFAELGGFTMAGLAQGLEGSQNGPLNAVTSLSKQLTAAGTLALGASAMPLAAMPLQQFPDGTAAASSLSIDDRAPISPAPAPVHDSHDTYEINIHTTPGMDAQAISRAVRAELARIASEKAARQRSKLSDLE; translated from the coding sequence ATGGCGAATGACTTAAAACTTCAGGTGCTGCTCAATGCCATCGATAAGGCGAGCGGCCCCCTGAAGGCCATCAACAACGGCAGCTTCGGGGCCGCCCGCGCCCTCAAGGAAGCCCGCGACCGCCTCAAGGAACTCAACGCTCAACAGAAGGACGTCAGCGCCTGGCGCACCCAGCGCGCTGCCGCCGAGCAAACCGAGCAAGCCCTCGTCGCCGCCCGCGATAAAGTACGGGCCCTGTCCCAGCAGTTCGCCGCTACAGGCGCGCCGACCAAGGCTATGACCAGGGACTTCCGCGCAGCGGTACGTGAGGCCCAGAAGCTCAAGGAACAGCATCAACAACAGGGCGAACAGCTCCAGGCCCTGCGCAGCAAACTGCAAGGCGCCGGCATCAGCACCAAGAACCTCAGCAGCCACGAACGCCAGCTGCGCGAGCAAATCAGCGCCACCAACGCCAGCATCAGCGAACAGGGCAAACGCCTGGTCGCGTTGAATGCTCAGCAAAAGCGCCTTGCCATCGAGCGCGCCAAGCTGGAGAAAACACAGAACCTCGCCGGCAACATGGCTATGAACGGCGCCGCCGGCTTGGGTGTAGGGTATGCAGCGAGTCGGCCGGTGGCTAAGGCCATCGGTGCCTTTGCGCCGAACGAAGACTCGGCCACGCAACTCAAGGTTTCGATGATGGACGGCACCGGCAAGGTGTCTGAAGACTTTCAAAAAATCACGGACCTGGCGACCAAGCTGGGCGACCGCCTGCCCGGCACCACGGCCGACTTTCAGGAGATGATGACCATGCTGCGGCGCCAGGGTCTGAGCGCGCAGAGCATTCTCGGCGGCACCGGTGAAGCGGCCGCGTACCTGGGCGTTCAGTTGCAGATGCCCGTAACCGCCGCAGCTGAATTTGCGGCGAAGATGCAGGACGCCACCCGAACATCCGAAAAAGACATGATGGCGCTGATGGACATCATCCAGCGCGGCTTCTACTCCGGCGTAGACCCGACCAACATGCTCCAGGGTTTCAGCAAGATCGCGCCGGTTATGGACACCATCAAGAAGTCGGGCATCGACGCTGCTGCCGAGCTGGCCCCGCTGTTGATCATGATGGACCAAGCTGGCATGGAAGGTGGCGCAGCGGGTAACGCCTACCGGAAGATATTCCAGGCCGGCCTGGACAAAGACGGGATCAAGGACGTCAACAAAATCATGGAGCTGGAAGGCAAGAATATCCGCTTCAAGTTCACCGACGACAAAGGCAACTTCGCCGGACTGGAAAACCTGTTCGCCCAGGTCGAAAAACTGAAGTCCCTCAACGACGAGGATCGCACGTCCACGATTAAGCTGCTGTTCGGCGACGACTCCGAAACCATGACCACCTTGAACACTATGATGAACAAGGGGATCGCGGGTTATCGGGAAGTGCAGCAGAAGCTGCAAAACCAAGCCGATTTGCGCAAGCGGGTCAACGAACAGCTCGCCACCCTCACCAACGTCATGGAGGCCGCAGAGGGCAGCTTCACCAACGCCCTTGCCGAGTTTGGCGCCGCTGTTGCGCCCGAACTAAAACAAATCATCAGCACGCTCGGGGAGGTTGCCAACAGCATCGGCGCCTGGGCTCGGGAGAACCCACGATTGGCGGGCGGCCTGGTCAAGGTTGTAGCGGCTGTGGCCGGCCTGGCCTTCGTGTTTGGTGGCCTGGCATTGACGATGGCGAGCCTACTCGGCCCCTTCGCCATGGTGCGGTATGGCATGGGGATGTTTGGCATTCGCCTAGGCATTGTTAAAGCCCAGTTGATCGGCACGCGCACCGCAGCAGCAGGCGCCGGTGCCAACATTGGCAGGCTTGGGAAAGTCTGGCGGTCCCTGGTAGCCACTCGCTCGGCGGGTGGATTGCTCAGTGCGTTACCCGCTTTCGTAAGCAGCGCCCGCCTGGCTGCCTCCAGCCTGCTGCCGATGCTCGGCGGCGCGATCAGCGCGGTCGGTGCCGCCATCATGGCGACCCCCATAGGCTGGCTGTTGGCGGCCATCGCTGCCCTGGTTACAGCGGGAGTGTTGGTCTACAAGTATTGGAACCCTATCAAGGGATTTTTCCTCGGTTTCTGGCAGGGCCTCGTCGGCGCTCTTCAACCCGTGCTCGATAGCTTTGCAGGGCTCGGTCAATCGCTGCTGAACCTGGGACAAGTCGTCATGACGCTGCCAGGTGTCGGCGCAGCCATGGAGCTTCTGGGCAGCATCGCACGCCCCTTGTTCAGTCTGATATCAGATGGCGTCAGCAGCCTGATCACTTGGTTTGGTCAGCTACTTGCGCCCGTCGAAGACGTCGGTGGCGCCGCTCAGTCAATGGGCGAACGCTTCGGCGCTGTCATCGGCAATATGCTCAGCCTTCTGTTAGGCCTGCCTGCACAGTTCGCTGAACTGGGTACGCAGATGATTCAAGGCCTGGCAAATGGCATTACCAACAGCCTGACTGTTGCCAAGGAAGCCATCACCGGGGCAGGCGATGCGGTGATTGGTTGGTTCAAGGAAAAGCTCGACATCCACAGCCCCTCGCGTGTGTTCGCGGAGCTGGGCGGTTTCACCATGGCAGGCCTGGCCCAGGGGCTTGAAGGCAGCCAGAACGGGCCGCTCAACGCCGTGACCAGCCTGAGCAAACAGCTCACGGCAGCCGGCACGCTGGCACTCGGTGCATCCGCCATGCCTTTGGCTGCCATGCCACTACAGCAATTCCCGGACGGGACTGCCGCAGCCTCGTCGCTGTCGATCGATGATCGTGCGCCCATCAGCCCTGCCCCGGCGCCGGTTCATGACAGCCACGACACCTACGAAATCAACATCCACACCACGCCAGGCATGGACGCCCAGGCGATCAGCCGCGCCGTACGGGCCGAGCTGGCGCGCATCGCCAGCGAAAAGGCCGCCCGCCAGCGCAGCAAACTGTCAGATCTGGAGTAA
- a CDS encoding phage tail protein translates to MMLALGMFVFSLSTAAYQELQRQTEWRHASNSRVGAAPARQFVGRGDDTITLPGVILPELAGSALSLDALRLMADTGRAWPMVEGSGRIYGLWIIDGLSETKTLFFRDGTPRRIEFTINLKRIDDDRIDLLGAGTSAGVNILRALL, encoded by the coding sequence ATGATGCTTGCCTTGGGCATGTTCGTATTCAGCCTGTCCACCGCCGCTTACCAGGAGCTGCAACGCCAAACCGAGTGGCGCCATGCGAGCAACAGCCGCGTCGGCGCCGCTCCGGCTCGGCAGTTTGTCGGGCGCGGCGACGACACCATCACCCTGCCCGGCGTCATCCTGCCGGAGCTGGCCGGCAGCGCCCTGAGCCTCGACGCCCTGCGCCTGATGGCAGACACCGGCAGGGCGTGGCCGATGGTTGAAGGCAGTGGCCGGATCTACGGCCTGTGGATTATCGATGGCCTGAGCGAAACCAAAACGCTGTTCTTCCGTGACGGCACGCCTCGGCGTATCGAATTCACGATCAACCTCAAGCGCATCGATGACGACCGGATCGATCTGCTCGGCGCCGGTACAAGCGCAGGTGTCAATATCTTGAGGGCGCTGCTGTGA
- a CDS encoding phage late control D family protein gives MIDAALSKVTGYVEDLVERYRRDAAYPVPAFRITVDGNDIAKLISPRLMSLELTDNRGIEADQLSITLSDHDGLLAIPPKGATIRLWLGWSDTGLVDKGTYTVDETEHSGAPDVLSIRARSADLRKGLKTKRERSWSNTTLGDVLGDIALGNGLTATISGALDGLPILQLDQANESDANLISRVGEEFDAVVTVKAGCLLCMPAGGGKTATGAELPHITLSRVDGDQHRYLQADRDSYDGVRAYFYDVNSAKKQEAIAGGGENLKELRHTFSDRQSALRAARAEFNRLQRGSATLSYTLARGRPDLIPELTYTLQGVKPEIGEIIWYGGNVQHTLSPDNGYTVSLELESKLPEDTVDGLAEENEGDYTGIIAYYRDKKTGKEKTVTAGDQSKPKRLRWLYASEKTAIRAAKRELSRLKTS, from the coding sequence GTGATTGATGCAGCCCTGTCCAAGGTTACCGGCTACGTCGAAGACCTGGTCGAGCGCTACCGCCGCGATGCAGCCTATCCGGTGCCGGCGTTTCGTATCACGGTCGATGGCAACGACATCGCCAAGTTGATCAGCCCACGGCTGATGAGCCTAGAGCTGACCGACAATCGCGGTATCGAGGCCGACCAGCTCAGCATCACCCTCAGCGACCATGACGGGCTGCTGGCGATCCCGCCCAAAGGCGCGACCATTCGACTATGGCTGGGCTGGAGCGACACAGGTCTGGTGGATAAAGGCACCTACACCGTCGATGAAACCGAACACAGCGGCGCGCCGGACGTACTGAGCATCCGGGCCCGCTCGGCAGACCTTCGCAAAGGCCTTAAGACCAAGCGCGAGCGCAGCTGGAGCAACACCACCCTCGGGGATGTTCTGGGCGACATCGCCCTGGGCAACGGCCTCACCGCCACCATTTCCGGCGCCTTGGACGGCCTGCCCATTCTGCAGTTGGACCAGGCCAACGAATCCGACGCCAACTTGATCAGCCGCGTGGGGGAAGAGTTCGACGCCGTGGTCACCGTCAAGGCCGGCTGCCTGCTGTGCATGCCGGCCGGCGGCGGCAAGACGGCCACCGGCGCCGAGCTGCCGCATATCACCCTCTCCCGCGTCGATGGCGACCAACACCGCTATCTGCAAGCTGACCGCGACAGCTACGACGGTGTGCGCGCCTACTTCTACGACGTGAACAGTGCGAAAAAACAGGAGGCCATCGCCGGTGGTGGTGAAAACCTCAAAGAGCTGCGCCACACCTTCAGCGACCGCCAGTCCGCCCTGCGCGCTGCCAGGGCGGAATTCAACCGCCTGCAACGTGGCAGCGCGACGCTCAGCTATACCCTAGCCCGGGGTCGACCTGACCTCATTCCCGAACTGACCTACACGCTCCAGGGCGTGAAGCCGGAAATTGGCGAGATCATCTGGTACGGCGGTAACGTGCAGCACACCCTCAGTCCAGACAATGGGTACACCGTGAGCCTGGAGTTGGAGAGCAAGCTGCCCGAGGATACGGTTGACGGGCTGGCGGAGGAAAACGAAGGGGATTACACGGGTATCATTGCGTATTATCGCGACAAGAAAACCGGGAAGGAGAAGACGGTGACTGCGGGGGATCAGAGCAAGCCGAAGCGGTTGCGGTGGTTGTATGCGTCAGAAAAAACCGCGATCCGGGCAGCAAAAAGGGAACTCAGCAGATTAAAAACCTCATGA
- a CDS encoding KAP family P-loop NTPase fold protein: MDSNDIWVGDLMDRQPSAKFLTSYLLANPHIKVLNVNSPWGAGKSFFLNKWKEDLGREHVCIFFNAWETDYTAEPLIALVTCIEQQTVNKLSLGSTGAGKNVIKVASVLMKKAAPLIAKGLVKKFSGVEVDELLGKEGGEQAGETAKSVVEDLIKEQSKTAVHVEDFKQAILDKLSQAGEDNSLKKPAFIFIDELDRCRPTYAIELLERVKHFFELDDCRFIVASDSTQLAHSVRAVYGEKFHSERYLSRFFDAEFRLDNSNMFAVAKQSEFVHSSAKLHISINGHSAAYGLDKSIEPNSGTVCTDEADYPECALILVSMAKYFRVELREMLRYAQQINSMASALPKHNFHYFWAAFLIFSKAVDEDLYQSLGYENKADAAIDAYDVNKAAPVNFTFADSQESLAGVAKFYVRLSHSSRQQLRHYLNNSKGWRELVVPEVHNSHKILGEYRRLVELAHRLS; the protein is encoded by the coding sequence ATGGATTCGAATGATATATGGGTTGGTGATCTCATGGATCGCCAACCCAGTGCCAAATTTTTAACATCTTACCTTCTCGCCAATCCGCATATAAAAGTGCTGAATGTTAATTCTCCTTGGGGGGCTGGGAAGTCTTTCTTTTTGAATAAATGGAAGGAGGATTTGGGAAGGGAGCATGTCTGCATTTTTTTTAATGCCTGGGAAACAGACTATACAGCCGAGCCGTTAATAGCGTTGGTTACATGTATAGAGCAGCAGACGGTGAATAAGTTATCGCTTGGTTCAACCGGTGCAGGGAAAAATGTAATTAAAGTCGCAAGTGTTCTAATGAAAAAAGCGGCCCCATTGATTGCAAAAGGATTAGTCAAAAAGTTCTCAGGGGTGGAGGTTGATGAGCTTTTGGGTAAAGAGGGGGGAGAACAAGCCGGAGAAACGGCGAAGAGTGTTGTAGAGGATCTGATAAAAGAACAGTCAAAAACGGCTGTTCATGTGGAGGATTTCAAGCAAGCTATTCTGGATAAATTGTCTCAAGCAGGGGAAGATAATAGTCTTAAAAAGCCGGCTTTTATTTTTATTGATGAGCTGGATAGGTGTAGGCCAACTTATGCAATTGAGTTGTTAGAGCGTGTAAAACACTTTTTTGAGCTGGATGATTGTCGATTTATTGTCGCCTCCGATTCCACTCAGTTGGCGCATTCCGTTCGAGCCGTTTATGGTGAGAAATTCCATTCTGAGCGCTATTTAAGTAGGTTTTTTGATGCTGAGTTCAGATTGGATAATTCGAATATGTTTGCTGTGGCCAAGCAGTCGGAGTTTGTTCATTCCTCTGCTAAACTGCATATAAGTATCAATGGCCATTCTGCGGCATACGGATTAGATAAAAGCATAGAGCCTAATAGTGGAACGGTTTGCACAGATGAAGCCGATTATCCTGAATGTGCTCTGATATTGGTGAGTATGGCAAAGTATTTCAGAGTGGAGCTGAGAGAGATGCTCAGATATGCTCAGCAAATAAATAGCATGGCCAGTGCTCTGCCGAAACATAATTTTCATTATTTTTGGGCGGCTTTTTTGATTTTCTCCAAAGCGGTCGATGAGGATTTATATCAGTCTTTAGGGTATGAAAATAAAGCCGATGCCGCTATCGATGCTTATGATGTAAACAAGGCTGCGCCGGTGAATTTTACTTTTGCGGACTCGCAAGAAAGTCTTGCGGGTGTGGCTAAATTTTATGTGCGGCTTAGTCATTCGTCACGTCAGCAGCTTAGGCATTACCTTAATAATTCTAAAGGTTGGCGGGAGCTAGTTGTTCCAGAAGTTCACAATAGTCATAAAATTCTTGGGGAGTATCGCAGATTGGTTGAGCTGGCGCATCGGCTGTCTTGA
- a CDS encoding DUF2511 domain-containing protein gives MKRMTLSVMVMAVLVSGVCGAKEKSQKVSSKDYGDAWPFTVDSVDLLCFGPSPKALARTSDGTVYALSGSARSQASDRGWSDGQDITKPNPTMPSIKMDYSDIVQRAQALCSGA, from the coding sequence ATGAAAAGGATGACGTTATCGGTGATGGTTATGGCGGTGCTCGTTTCGGGCGTGTGTGGTGCTAAGGAGAAAAGCCAGAAGGTATCGAGCAAGGACTACGGAGACGCTTGGCCGTTTACGGTCGATAGCGTTGACCTGCTGTGCTTCGGACCGTCGCCCAAGGCATTGGCCCGAACCTCTGATGGTACCGTCTATGCATTGAGCGGTAGTGCACGGAGTCAGGCAAGTGACCGTGGTTGGTCGGACGGGCAGGACATCACCAAACCCAATCCAACGATGCCATCCATAAAGATGGACTACAGCGATATCGTGCAACGTGCTCAGGCGCTCTGCAGCGGGGCGTAA
- a CDS encoding helix-turn-helix domain-containing protein, giving the protein MGIGDRLKEERERLGFNQTEFAAKAGASKNSQYNYEKGERSPDASYLAAVAEQGVDVRYVVTGQRSSVGEDQLSDDDLEIVMHVRSLDNEDKGAVMRLLRAFTLKK; this is encoded by the coding sequence GTGGGAATTGGTGATCGCCTTAAAGAAGAACGTGAGCGCTTGGGTTTTAATCAGACCGAGTTCGCGGCGAAGGCTGGTGCCTCTAAAAACAGCCAGTACAACTATGAGAAGGGCGAGCGCAGCCCGGATGCCAGTTACCTGGCAGCAGTTGCTGAACAAGGGGTGGATGTCCGTTACGTGGTGACCGGCCAGCGCTCATCTGTGGGTGAAGATCAGCTGTCCGACGATGACTTGGAAATCGTGATGCACGTGCGCAGCCTGGACAATGAGGATAAGGGCGCGGTGATGCGCCTTCTCAGGGCTTTTACGTTGAAAAAATAA
- a CDS encoding DNA-binding protein produces MPNAYPTEQACQKARERLAHQGLSAKDWADQHNLTPSTVYAVLNGQKKCLRGESHRAAVLLGIKDGVVTN; encoded by the coding sequence ATGCCGAACGCATACCCCACGGAGCAAGCTTGCCAAAAGGCACGTGAGCGACTCGCGCATCAAGGCCTCTCTGCCAAAGACTGGGCCGATCAGCACAACTTGACCCCCTCAACGGTGTACGCCGTGTTGAACGGACAGAAGAAATGTCTGCGGGGCGAGTCCCACCGTGCTGCGGTGTTGCTCGGTATCAAAGACGGCGTCGTCACAAATTAG
- a CDS encoding YmfL family putative regulatory protein, which yields MKRSVLANRKDVVSAVIAAYPGGRHYAAADLGMPIKKFDNQAYESAGSRPLSDEHIHRLEQVAGTSYLADYITGMYGGMFVPVAVPGTLDNVELYNRSVRAAAKRGLVDQIIAQALDDGVIEAGEAEVIVSALMKYMSARYAEVLATIQLHGRGFAG from the coding sequence ATGAAACGCTCAGTTCTAGCCAACCGCAAAGACGTAGTCAGCGCCGTCATTGCCGCTTACCCCGGGGGCCGGCACTACGCCGCGGCTGACCTTGGGATGCCGATCAAGAAGTTTGATAACCAGGCCTATGAGAGCGCCGGCAGCCGGCCGCTGAGCGACGAACATATCCATCGCCTCGAGCAAGTGGCTGGGACGTCATATCTCGCTGACTACATCACAGGCATGTATGGAGGCATGTTTGTACCGGTAGCGGTGCCTGGAACGCTGGATAACGTCGAGCTGTACAACCGTTCAGTAAGAGCGGCTGCCAAGCGCGGACTGGTTGACCAGATCATCGCCCAAGCGCTGGACGACGGTGTCATTGAGGCTGGCGAGGCTGAGGTGATCGTCTCCGCTCTGATGAAATACATGTCCGCCCGCTACGCCGAAGTGCTAGCGACCATCCAACTGCACGGCCGGGGGTTCGCTGGGTGA
- a CDS encoding ogr/Delta-like zinc finger family protein, with product MSTYKLVCPHCLGRMRIRTSEGTHIFLRVAYLQCTNEACGWSVRAEFEMTHEMSPSGMANPSVKLPIADIALRRAAMKSANDQPDLLDQMEMECAQ from the coding sequence GTGAGCACCTACAAACTTGTCTGCCCTCACTGCCTGGGCCGCATGCGTATCCGCACCAGCGAAGGCACGCACATCTTCCTGCGGGTGGCCTACCTGCAATGCACCAACGAGGCCTGTGGCTGGTCGGTGCGAGCTGAATTCGAAATGACTCATGAAATGAGCCCCAGCGGCATGGCTAACCCCTCCGTGAAGCTCCCTATCGCCGACATCGCCTTGCGCCGCGCCGCGATGAAGTCCGCCAACGATCAACCCGACCTGCTCGACCAAATGGAAATGGAGTGTGCGCAATGA
- a CDS encoding toprim domain-containing protein, whose product MNKRLDITHGAHAFIRKPMEHQLRADVLQRLESDYGLQHMAGTHYMRKGTCPQCNQKRLFSRHDEPWFIRCGREEKCRYQAPVKELYPDLFDDWSKRAPATNDQPTATAKAYLAFARGFRLELIEGWYTQESYFDRDLNIGSATVRFPLEHGGYWERLIDQPSRFGKKKARFQPKQSYKGYWWCPPCVDVLQVDELWIVEGIFDAIALIHNGISAVAALSSNAFPEESLKTLIADCEGKPPKLVWALDNEPGAQKYTRSWVKQARELGFVCEAAQIPQPDNRKVDWNDLHQRWAFLDDDEARAQRIEKDLKEARHHGALLIAESASDKALLMYQWREREEFHFCFDSRLYWWKLDISKFNSAKQALDDSDKQEDQLLNEKAIREKALRMSGCVVEIANCYPKALYFQRNEITDESWYFFRVDFPHDGGSVKNTFTGGQVAAASEFKKRLLGMGAGAVFTGSGQQLDKIMKDQLFGIKTVQTIDYVGYSREYGCYVFNDVAVREGQLININEEEFFEMGKLKLKSLQKGVKIQLTKDAKNYDPRWLDLLWQCFGTQGIVALTFWFGSLFAEQIRHRYQSFPFLEATGEAGAGKTTLLTLLWKLLGRDGYEGFDPSKSTKAGRSRLMGQVSGMPIVLLESDRSGEDKAHAKTFEWDELKDYYGGGTLATKGVKTAGNETYEPPFRGTIAISQNAPVVASEAIMTRIVKLHFVRPNVTPESRTAADLLNALEGATLSNFVLQAVRKEADVMELFAQRLPGYEAKLRCLHSHCFACDTPFKDEQSDCAHCGNKLRGYIRVERINKNHAQLLALLDCLRMVVSLTDAQVSNTRTQIIRMAIERQASISSDHPVVAEFWEVYEYLEGLDADGPVVNHSKKDNIIAINLNDFVKCAAEHRQKIADVSELRERLKDSRSRKLIDINKATDSAVRAYQAKNSNAVITKQPIVKCWHFQA is encoded by the coding sequence ATGAATAAGCGACTCGACATCACCCATGGCGCGCACGCCTTTATACGCAAGCCCATGGAACACCAATTGCGCGCTGACGTGCTTCAGCGCCTTGAGTCCGATTACGGCCTGCAACATATGGCCGGCACGCATTACATGCGCAAAGGCACATGCCCACAGTGCAACCAAAAGCGCTTGTTTTCTCGCCACGATGAGCCCTGGTTTATTCGCTGCGGCCGAGAGGAAAAGTGCCGGTACCAGGCCCCAGTAAAAGAGCTGTACCCCGACCTGTTTGACGATTGGAGCAAGCGTGCGCCAGCCACCAATGACCAGCCAACCGCCACTGCAAAGGCGTACCTGGCCTTTGCTCGCGGCTTCCGTCTTGAACTGATTGAAGGCTGGTACACCCAGGAAAGTTATTTTGACCGCGACCTAAATATCGGCTCGGCCACGGTGCGGTTCCCTCTCGAACACGGCGGTTATTGGGAACGCTTGATTGACCAGCCCTCGCGCTTTGGTAAGAAGAAAGCCCGTTTCCAACCCAAGCAAAGCTACAAGGGCTACTGGTGGTGCCCACCTTGTGTTGATGTCCTTCAGGTTGATGAACTGTGGATTGTCGAAGGCATTTTCGACGCAATAGCGCTCATCCATAACGGCATTTCTGCGGTCGCCGCGCTGTCCTCGAATGCATTCCCTGAAGAATCGCTCAAGACATTGATCGCGGACTGTGAAGGAAAGCCGCCCAAGTTGGTTTGGGCGTTGGACAACGAGCCTGGCGCGCAGAAATACACCCGGTCATGGGTCAAGCAAGCGCGGGAGTTGGGCTTTGTTTGTGAGGCCGCCCAGATCCCGCAGCCCGACAACCGTAAGGTTGATTGGAACGACCTGCATCAGCGCTGGGCATTTTTGGACGATGACGAGGCACGAGCGCAGCGGATCGAAAAAGACCTCAAAGAAGCCAGGCACCACGGCGCGCTGCTGATTGCCGAAAGCGCCAGCGACAAAGCCCTGCTCATGTACCAGTGGCGCGAGCGGGAAGAGTTTCATTTCTGTTTCGACTCGCGCTTGTACTGGTGGAAGTTGGACATATCCAAATTCAACAGTGCCAAACAGGCACTCGATGACAGCGACAAGCAGGAAGACCAACTGCTCAACGAAAAGGCCATCCGCGAAAAGGCGCTGCGCATGTCCGGCTGCGTGGTCGAGATCGCGAATTGCTATCCCAAGGCACTGTATTTCCAGCGCAACGAGATAACCGACGAGTCCTGGTATTTCTTCCGCGTCGATTTCCCACACGACGGCGGCTCAGTGAAAAACACCTTCACCGGCGGCCAGGTCGCTGCTGCCAGTGAGTTCAAGAAAAGGCTTCTTGGCATGGGCGCCGGGGCGGTGTTCACCGGCAGCGGACAGCAGTTGGACAAAATCATGAAGGACCAACTGTTCGGCATCAAAACCGTCCAGACCATCGACTACGTCGGCTACAGCCGGGAGTACGGCTGCTACGTGTTCAACGACGTGGCCGTTCGTGAAGGGCAACTGATCAATATCAACGAGGAAGAGTTCTTCGAAATGGGCAAGCTGAAACTCAAAAGCTTGCAGAAAGGCGTGAAGATCCAGCTGACCAAGGATGCCAAAAACTACGACCCGCGCTGGCTGGATCTGCTCTGGCAATGCTTTGGTACCCAGGGAATCGTCGCCCTGACGTTTTGGTTCGGCTCGCTGTTCGCCGAACAAATCCGTCATCGCTACCAATCGTTCCCGTTCCTTGAGGCTACCGGTGAAGCCGGCGCCGGCAAGACGACCTTGCTGACGTTGTTATGGAAGCTACTCGGCCGTGATGGGTATGAGGGCTTCGACCCTTCCAAATCCACCAAGGCCGGCCGCAGCCGCTTGATGGGTCAGGTGTCTGGCATGCCTATCGTGTTGTTGGAATCCGACCGAAGCGGCGAAGACAAGGCGCACGCCAAAACTTTCGAATGGGATGAACTGAAGGATTACTACGGCGGCGGCACGCTGGCGACCAAAGGTGTTAAAACCGCCGGCAACGAGACGTATGAGCCGCCCTTTCGGGGAACGATCGCCATCAGTCAGAACGCGCCGGTAGTGGCCTCCGAAGCGATCATGACCCGGATCGTCAAACTGCACTTCGTGCGACCGAACGTGACCCCGGAGAGCCGCACTGCTGCGGACTTACTCAACGCTTTGGAAGGCGCGACGCTGAGCAACTTCGTGTTGCAAGCCGTGCGCAAAGAAGCCGACGTCATGGAGCTGTTCGCACAGCGCCTACCCGGCTACGAAGCGAAACTCCGCTGCCTGCACTCGCACTGCTTCGCTTGCGATACCCCTTTCAAAGACGAGCAAAGCGACTGTGCCCATTGCGGCAACAAGCTACGCGGCTACATCCGTGTCGAGCGTATCAACAAGAACCACGCCCAACTGCTCGCTTTGCTCGACTGCCTGAGGATGGTGGTTTCGCTCACCGATGCACAGGTCAGCAACACCCGCACCCAGATCATTCGCATGGCGATAGAGCGCCAGGCCTCCATCAGCTCAGACCATCCGGTCGTGGCCGAATTTTGGGAGGTTTACGAGTACCTGGAAGGTCTCGACGCCGATGGCCCCGTGGTCAATCACAGCAAGAAAGACAACATCATCGCCATCAACCTCAACGACTTCGTGAAGTGCGCCGCCGAGCATCGCCAGAAAATCGCTGATGTCAGTGAGCTGCGCGAGCGGCTGAAGGACTCCCGCTCTCGGAAGCTGATCGACATCAACAAGGCGACGGACAGCGCGGTACGGGCTTACCAGGCCAAGAACAGCAACGCGGTTATCACCAAGCAGCCCATCGTGAAGTGTTGGCACTTCCAGGCCTGA